TACCgcggagaagaggaggcggcggaggccgctGAGGGTAGTGGAGGTTGGAGCAGAGGAGTAGCGAAACGGACATGGCGGCCGCTGGCCGGCTGGCGGCGCGGTTCGAAGATTTCGCGGGGGTTAGTTCGTTTGGTTAGCTTCGTTTCTGTGGACGGCGACAACAACTGTGCCACAGCCTACAGCCATTGAACAGCACGCGACGCTCCTAGTCCTATGTTTCGTGTCTCTGACCAGTGACCCCACCTCTGGACTAAACCCCAACCTAGCCTCCGAGGACTTTGCTGTCCCGATCCAAACACTtgcgctgcggcggcgcctcccCCTCCCGATGGAGGTCTCCGACGAGCTCCGGTCTCTAGAGGCCACCGGAATCTACCGCCTTGCAGActcccgcgccgccttcctcgACCCGGTACGCCTCCTCAACGAATCCTACCGACGCTTCCGCCTCGTCCCTTCCGCGTACTACTCCCGAAGCTTCGGCCCGTCGCATCAGGGAGGCGACGCGGAGAGCGAGCGGACGGTGCCATCTCCCAACCGGGAGAAGCGGAAGCGGAAGCGCCAGAAGAAGCCCCGGGAACTCAATGCTGTGGAGCGGCTGGCTGATGCACGGCACCAGGTGATTGTGTGATACTCCGTACATCGGTTTTGATTATTTTACTGCTGTTTCCTTCTTCTAACAGCAGTACTGTATTAGTGAAGAGCTCAATCAGTGAAAATGTTGTGGTCTTTCCATCACTCATTTTACCCAGAGGTGATGGTTAGATAAAAGTTTTGCCGCACCGAAGGGTTAATTTTGTCAGCAGCAAACTAGAAATTGGGAAGTGCCATTTTTTGTTAGGAATTTGTAAAGATTAACTGAAATTATCATTTGTTGGCTTGTTAGGCTGGAAGTGGAACAGTATGCCTGCTTCGAATTTGCAGAGAAATAGGCTGAAAAGTGTTTTACAGGTATTGTGATGTAATGTTTGGATCTGTTGTGGTGTTCCATTTGCTAGGAAGCGAGGCCTTTGCTAATTAGCGCCCACGATTCACTCCTTAAGGCGAAGGATCTACTGGAGTTCCTTCCCGAGATGATCAAGGGAGAGGAATGCCTCCTTGATGTGGAAACTAAGTTGGAAAACAATTTTGTTGAGCTTGGGAGCTCGTGGCGAGCACCTTTCTATGAGATGACTGTTTGCTTTCAGAAGGCTCAGAACAACGAGGATGGTAAGATTAATCATGCCAAAGATGTATGAGTACTTCTTGTTGACCATGTTTGCATAACTAAAGCAGTGCCTTCTCTATTGCCTTTACAGGTTTCTGCAATGTCCAAAGGAGATCCATTCCGTTATTTAATAGGATAATCAATGGTGATGAAAATGATGACGCGGAAGGAGAATTTCAGAGTAGACGTTATATTTTGCCAAAAGGAAGTTGCTTCCTGATGGTGAGTTGATGTTATCTTTCTTTAGTGCAAGTGTCTGAACTATTTTCATCTAACTGAATAATTCACCCTTAATTTGAACTTTTGCATGATCCTGATGATACACAACATGAAGACTGACTTCAGACATGTTCGTGATCTCATTCCTGGTACGTGGTACGTAATGTGGCATGAAAAATGGCTTTATAAGACATCATTATGGGCTTGATTTGTTCATTTTGTGGATGATGTATTTTTTCTCCAGATAATTCTAAACAAGAGTACAACCTTATTGTTA
This is a stretch of genomic DNA from Brachypodium distachyon strain Bd21 chromosome 1, Brachypodium_distachyon_v3.0, whole genome shotgun sequence. It encodes these proteins:
- the LOC100832187 gene encoding methyltransferase-like protein 2 → MEVSDELRSLEATGIYRLADSRAAFLDPVRLLNESYRRFRLVPSAYYSRSFGPSHQGGDAESERTVPSPNREKRKRKRQKKPRELNAVERLADARHQEARPLLISAHDSLLKAKDLLEFLPEMIKGEECLLDVETKLENNFVELGSSWRAPFYEMTVCFQKAQNNEDGFCNVQRRSIPLFNRIINGDENDDAEGEFQSRRYILPKGSCFLMTDFRHVRDLIPDNSKQEYNLIVIDPPWENGCVRQKEAYPTLPNRYLLYLPVQELAHPAGALLVLWITNREKLWKFVEDELLPSWGVKDPTVFYWLKVKSDGSLIGDLDLFHHRPYECLLLGYINVNKEAELKPKFKFLEGSQVIMSVPGAHSRKPPLQKILSEYIPGTKPPRCIELFARDLGSGWTSWGNEALHFQDSMYFSEK